A single Phoenix dactylifera cultivar Barhee BC4 chromosome 1, palm_55x_up_171113_PBpolish2nd_filt_p, whole genome shotgun sequence DNA region contains:
- the LOC120104399 gene encoding DNA (cytosine-5)-methyltransferase DRM1A-like, which yields MKTVVSVEISDVNRNILKSWWEQTNQTGELIDLSDVQELNGDKLEQMINTFGGFDLVIGGSPCNNLSGSNRYSRDGLEGIIISFVGKEGSVMFLVR from the exons ATGAAGACTGTTGTTTCCGTTGAGATTTCAGATGTAAACAGAAACATACTTAAGAGCTGGTGGGAGCAAACAAATCAAACAGGGGAACTAATAGACCTTTCTGATGTACAAGAACTTAACGGTGACAAGCTTGAGCAGATGATTAACACATTTGGTGGGTTTGATCTGGTTATTGGTGGAAGTCCATGTAATAATCTTTCAGGTAGCAACCGCTATAGTCGTGATGGGCTGGAGG GCATTATCATTTCTTTTGTTGGAAAAGAGGGCTCTGTGATGTTCTTGGTCAGGTGA